One genomic window of Malaciobacter molluscorum LMG 25693 includes the following:
- a CDS encoding class I SAM-dependent DNA methyltransferase, protein MGLDLYSRIEQYLDFEDEVYSLHKEFMTFVMMNEFDNIIDIGCGQGYFLENLKINGKKAFGIDLSAEQIKVCEQRGVDAKCMPLHDVKEKFDCATAIFDVVNYIPKNYLKDFFVDTYNVLNENGYYMFDVNSLYGFSVVADGSLTINKEEKFIAVDAVYDEDELNTNIILFDKQKDGLYKKEEDMITQYYHDIPSLKKVLNEVGFVVESVTDYNLHDFDKPDKHMLICKKVSK, encoded by the coding sequence AAAGAATTTATGACTTTTGTGATGATGAATGAATTTGATAATATTATTGATATTGGATGTGGTCAAGGATATTTTCTTGAAAATCTTAAAATAAATGGAAAAAAAGCTTTTGGTATTGATTTAAGTGCTGAACAAATAAAAGTATGTGAACAAAGAGGCGTTGATGCTAAATGTATGCCTTTACATGATGTAAAAGAAAAATTTGATTGTGCAACTGCTATTTTTGATGTAGTAAATTATATACCTAAAAATTATTTAAAAGATTTTTTTGTAGATACTTATAATGTTTTAAATGAAAATGGTTATTATATGTTTGATGTAAACTCACTATATGGTTTTAGTGTAGTTGCAGATGGAAGTTTGACTATAAATAAAGAAGAGAAGTTTATAGCTGTTGATGCTGTTTATGATGAAGATGAATTAAATACAAATATTATTTTATTTGATAAACAAAAAGATGGTTTATATAAAAAAGAAGAAGATATGATAACTCAATATTATCATGATATTCCAAGTTTAAAAAAAGTTTTAAATGAAGTTGGTTTTGTTGTTGAGTCTGTAACGGATTATAATTTACATGATTTTGATAAACCAGATAAACATATGTTAATTTGTAAAAAAGTATCAAAATAA